In the Pithys albifrons albifrons isolate INPA30051 chromosome 3, PitAlb_v1, whole genome shotgun sequence genome, one interval contains:
- the BICD1 gene encoding protein bicaudal D homolog 1 isoform X6, whose protein sequence is MAAEEVLQGADHYKSEIERLTRELSETTHEKIQAAEYGLVVLEEKLTLKQQYDELEAEYDGLKQELEQLKETRFILPVRRIAAIKEGGGRRSSHTTVSRSPPILGN, encoded by the exons ATGGCTGCggaggaggtgctgcagggcGCGGACCACTACAAGAGCGAGATCGAGCGGCTGACCCGGGAGCTCTCCGAGACGACCCACGAGAAGATCCAGGCGGCGGAGTAcgggctggtggtgctggaggagAAGCTCACCCTCAAGCAGCAGTACGATGAGCTGGAGGCGGAGTATGACGGCCtgaagcaggagctggagcagctgaaggag ACCCGCTTTATTCTGCCAGTGAGGAGAATCGCTGCCATtaaggagggaggagggaggcgAAGTAGCCATACAACAGTCTCGAGGTCACCCCCCATCCTTGGAAATTAA